GATGAAGAGGGATGAGTGCTACAATATTCTCTGTGAAAAGAATGTCCCCTTTAATCTTTTTTTCTTTTTCGAGATTCGGCATCGGGGCAATCATCGCCAAATTAAATTGACCATTTACAACACCATCAATTAAATCATAATAAAGAGCATTGCTCATTTGAAACTTTGCTTCGGGGAAACGAGTACGAAAAGAATAAATGATATGAGGCAATGTATGGGCTGCCATGCTAATCGGAAAGGCAATTCGAACGGTTCCTTTTTCAGGATTTAAATATTCTCTTATTTCTCTCTTAGAATCCTCCATCAAATACCACACTTGTTTAATCCGTTCATAAAAAATTTTGCCAAGAGGGGTTAATTTTACTCTCCTTCCCTCACGTATAAAAAGCTCAACACCCAATTCCTTTTCTAAATTAGAAATTTGTCTGCTAATCGCCGATTGGGCAATATGCAACGCATCAGCCGCATCTGTTACATGCTCTCTTTTTGCTACTTCCAGGAAGTATTGAATTTGTCTCGTCTCCATTTTTTACCACTCCACATTCATGCGTTTAATGCATGCATTCATAAAAATTTTCGGAACAATTAATTATTAAATTATATAGTGCAAACACAATTTAGAAAAGGATTTCTGCAAACTTAAAACAGTGACAATCCTGGTACGGAAGAATTGGGGAAAAGTCAAATCATGAATAAGTTGCAACTTTTGTAATCAACTTAAGAAATATACAAATTAGAAGAAGGTGTATTATGGCAAAAAATTGCTATCGTAAATTCACTATCATTTCTTTAAGTATGGTCTTATTACTAATGTCTTCCTGCAGTCAGTCACAAAGAAAAGAGGAAGAATACAAGACGAAAAAAATTCCCAGAGAGGTTTTAGGTTTCTACACAGAAATGGAAGGAACGTTACCAGGGTCTCAACCAACAGTTAATTCACAATTCTCTAATATAAGTATCATTGCACCCTTTTGGTATAAGCTTGATGATAAGCAACCAGGCAATCTGATCGATTCGGTTACAGTCGATCATAAAAGAATGGTTATAGAGAGTGCTCATAAAAAAAAGGTAAAGGTATATATGGTAGTACATAATCTCTTTTATGAAACCGAGGAGAAGGGAAAGCAGGTAGCCAGTAATATACTTAATAACGATAAAAACCGCAATGTTTTTATTCAGAACTTACAGAATGAAATCAATCAGTTTAAATATGACGGTATTAATATTGACATGGAAAATTTGTATTTGAAAGACCGAGATTCCTTTAGCCTGCTGATTAAAAAATTGTCTGATGCTCTTCATAGTGATGGAAAAGTGGTTACGGTTTCTGTCCCGGCAAATACTGGTGATTCCCGTGCTAATCCCTGGTCACCTTGGTTTGATTACGAAAAACTTGGTTTATACTCAGATAGGTTAATGCTAATGACATATGATGAGCACAACCCAAGAACAACACCTGGGTCATCAGCATCAGTAAATTGGACAGAAGCAACCATTCGTTATGCTTTGAAACATGGAGTACCACCATCAAAAATTATACTCGGTATCGCTGGTTATGGATGGGACTGGGATACAACATCAAGTGAAACCTTATATAGCTCCCATGCAATGTTAATGAATCAGATAACAAAATATAAAGCTAAAGTGATATGGGACTCTCGTTCGCAAACACCTCATTTCAGTTACGTAGATAAAAAACAACATAGCCACCAGGCTTGGTTTGAGAATAGCCACAGTCTGAGATTTAAGCTAGACCTTGTAGAAAAATATAACTTACGGGGAATCGGGATTTGGCGACTTGGCTTAGAAGACCCAAAGTACTGGACGACCATACCTGAGAAAATAAAAGTAAAAAAGTGATGTGTTGTCTTCCAAGAACCATGGAATACTTCATGAAATTGAGAAGTTTGAATTTGGACTAACGTTTTAAATTTTTTTACATGTTTAAACAATATACTCCTTGTTGAAATTACATCTAGGAATGTAAATAATTTGAAACTGTATAACCGCTTATACTTTCGAGCTATTTGTATGAAAAAACCTATGGAAAAATAAGGTGTTTCAATGGAACGGATATCAACAAATCAACTTTTTATATTAACTGTATTTTTTCAAATTGGAACAACTATCATATTTGGGTTTGGTTCATCTGCAGGTAGAGACGCCTGGATAGCTATAATCACATCTTTTGTTTTGGGTATCATCGCGATTGGCATCTATCTTTTACTAAGGTATTTAAATCCAGGTTTAACATTGGTTGAATGGTTTCCTGCACAGTTTGGAAAATGGATTTTTAATGCTCATGGGCGGGATATCCGCTATGGTACAATGGCCGGAACAGTTAGGAAAATGACCATTATCACTCCCACAGGGGAGCTTAAAACAGTAACTCAGAATGACAATGAGGAATGGATGAAGTATGTGTTTGGCGGCTATGGTTTATTCGGTATCATTTTAGATGTCACTTTAGAATTAACGGAAAATGATGTTTACACCATCCATACAGAAGAACTTAAAACAAATGAGTATGAAGCTTACTTTTCCAATTTATTAAGGAATGAGAATACCTCTATGCACTATGCAAGGGTAAGTGTTGCGCCTTGTAAAATATGTTAATTCGCAACCTTGTAAGTTTAATACATAGTTATACTATAGAAAATAATTATAGGATGACAGATTATATAAAAAGATGCAGGAATTTTGGTAGCCTACATCTTTTTTTTTACGGTGATGATTATAGATTATTTTTGCGCTAATAACCTGGTACAGGAGTTCGAGGGCTTTATTCAAATACCGATAGTAGGTTGAAATAGATAGATTTGTTTTTTTGGCAACCAGTTCATGTGGTCGAATTCCCTGTATAAAAGCATATTTTAATATTTAAAGGGGTGTGCCTGCAGGAACCAGGCATGCCCTTTCTTATTGGTCTTGGTAATAATTGTCTGGTAATAAAGTTTCATCTAAATAAGATAAATTGGTAACAATTCACCAAACGAATTTTTTGAGTTGCTTGAAAATTCAGGAAAAAAGGTACCTTGTCTGCATTTTGCTGAAGGGTTACTATGGTAAGGACTAATTTTACAAAAGTTCCAATAAATTGTAAAACGTGAAACTATTAACATTTTAAATACCAATTTCCATAATGCATTTTATTGGTCGATTGGTAGAATAAATCACTAAAGAAAAGTAAGGGGGTGATCAATAATCTATAGGTCTTGTTAACATTTATTGCATCATGTTTCGGCAAAATACTATTTTTGTCAGGGGGAAAATCATGTTTAAAAAGTCTAAAACCTTTCTTGCTACTATTCTAACACTAACAATAATGTCTGAAGTGGTTCCATTCAATGAACCTGTTAATGTTTATGCTGATTCTGAAGTACATACAGCTCTATCAGCTCCAAGTGATATTGTAATCCCTTCTCTAATTCAAACCTCTATTTCATTGAAATGGAACGAAGTAGATGGGGCAGAAAGCTATAATATATATCGTACTAAATTGGGATATAAGGATTATAAATTAATAGGTAACTCACAAACTACAAATTTTGTTGATGATAATGTTGAAAACGATTCCACGTATAAATATAAGGTTTCTGCATTAAATAGTTCCGGAGAAGGGGAAAAATCTGTTGAGGTGTTAGGAATGACAGAATGGTCTTTCCCAAATCTGGTAAGTAAGATTGATATAAGTGCAGCGGGGACTGGAAATAGAATGCGAATCGGCGATATGAACGGTGACGGCCGCCAGGATATTTTAATGGTACAGCCTGCAAATGTAAAAGACGATGCTCGCAATCCGCGGTTTGTAGGACATCTAGCAGCATATGATATTGAAGGAAACTTATTGTGGCAGCAAGGGACAGTAGATCCGAAAGTTACAACCAGTGGAGCAGATGAGCCCGTTCAGATTTATGATATTGATGCAGATGGTGAAAATGAAGTACTTACTGTTATGCAAATGGGCGAAGATACAGAAAAGTACTTTTATATTTTTGATGGAAAAACCGGTGAGATTGAGAAAAAGCATAAACTTCCAAGTCAAAGAGCACATGATGCTATTTTTATCGCTAATTTCTCTGGCAACCCAACTCCACAAGATATTTTGTTGAAGGACAGATATTCGGACGTCTGGGCGATGGACAAGGGTTTTAACCAACTTTGGCATTATACAGGAAAGACTGGACATGGCTTGCTGCCTTTTGACTTCGACGGAGATGGAAGAGATGAATTAGTTAATAACTATTCATTAATTTCATACGACGGACGGGAGTTATGGAGAAAGGATTTACCGGATCATGTCGATACCCACTGGGTTGCAGATATAAACAGTGATGGAGAAAATGAGATCATTCTTGGTGGTTCTGATACTTATGCCTTCGACGTTAAGGGTAACCAAATATTCAGAAATAGTGACACCGTGGAACCTCAACAGATACTAGTAGGTGATTACCGCATAGACTCCCCTGGCTTAGAACTTGCAGGACTAGATCGAGTAAATAGAGGAAAACCGGGTCAGGATGGAATGTTCCTTTTTACTTCTAAAGGCGACACTTTATACCACGAACAGCGTGCTATGGGAGATTGGGGAAGTATCGTACGTCCTCTTGACAACTGGACAGGAAGCTATACACCGCTAATAACTTCATACAGAAGAGGTGTGGATGCAGACAACCCAAATGGAGTGGTACCAAAGCTTTACGATGGATACTTTAATCCTATTGTTACCTTTGATAAACATACGGATGCAAAAGAACAAGTAATGGTAGCAGACATGGCTGGAGATTCTAGAGATGAGTTGATTGTTTATAATCTTACAGGAGAGCTTGCAGTATCTATTTACTCCAATGGTACAAGCAACTTAAAGGAACATATTACAGGTGTTACCCGAATGCCAGACTTCAGAAACTACAATTTCAGCAGATATGATTCCCGCAGATTTGATTTAACCATTAAAAATCTTATTCCTGCAGGAATTGAGGCAAGTGTAAACAATAGTGCTGATATTAACGTAAGTTGGATTCCTATATTAGGTATAGAAAACTACAATATTTATCGTTCATCCTCTCCAAATGGTGAATTTACAAAGATTGGAACTTCTACAATCCCAGAGTTCACTGATAATACAGTGCCTATTGGTACATCGTATTATAAAGTAACGGCTGTAAATAACAACGGTGAATCGAATCTACC
This genomic stretch from Neobacillus niacini harbors:
- a CDS encoding LysR family transcriptional regulator — encoded protein: METRQIQYFLEVAKREHVTDAADALHIAQSAISRQISNLEKELGVELFIREGRRVKLTPLGKIFYERIKQVWYLMEDSKREIREYLNPEKGTVRIAFPISMAAHTLPHIIYSFRTRFPEAKFQMSNALYYDLIDGVVNGQFNLAMIAPMPNLEKEKKIKGDILFTENIVALIPLHHPLSDRESIRLRDLMNDQFCVLPEGFVFREQVVQACNGAGFSPNIAFEGKDIDALKGLVSAGLGVALMPEMTLVDNTPRSTVVIPLSDSRLTRTVGVIYPAERDLLPTEKLFYDFLIETYERLNEFKN
- a CDS encoding glycosyl hydrolase family 18 protein, translating into MAKNCYRKFTIISLSMVLLLMSSCSQSQRKEEEYKTKKIPREVLGFYTEMEGTLPGSQPTVNSQFSNISIIAPFWYKLDDKQPGNLIDSVTVDHKRMVIESAHKKKVKVYMVVHNLFYETEEKGKQVASNILNNDKNRNVFIQNLQNEINQFKYDGINIDMENLYLKDRDSFSLLIKKLSDALHSDGKVVTVSVPANTGDSRANPWSPWFDYEKLGLYSDRLMLMTYDEHNPRTTPGSSASVNWTEATIRYALKHGVPPSKIILGIAGYGWDWDTTSSETLYSSHAMLMNQITKYKAKVIWDSRSQTPHFSYVDKKQHSHQAWFENSHSLRFKLDLVEKYNLRGIGIWRLGLEDPKYWTTIPEKIKVKK
- a CDS encoding GerAB/ArcD/ProY family transporter codes for the protein MERISTNQLFILTVFFQIGTTIIFGFGSSAGRDAWIAIITSFVLGIIAIGIYLLLRYLNPGLTLVEWFPAQFGKWIFNAHGRDIRYGTMAGTVRKMTIITPTGELKTVTQNDNEEWMKYVFGGYGLFGIILDVTLELTENDVYTIHTEELKTNEYEAYFSNLLRNENTSMHYARVSVAPCKIC
- a CDS encoding PxKF domain-containing protein is translated as MFKKSKTFLATILTLTIMSEVVPFNEPVNVYADSEVHTALSAPSDIVIPSLIQTSISLKWNEVDGAESYNIYRTKLGYKDYKLIGNSQTTNFVDDNVENDSTYKYKVSALNSSGEGEKSVEVLGMTEWSFPNLVSKIDISAAGTGNRMRIGDMNGDGRQDILMVQPANVKDDARNPRFVGHLAAYDIEGNLLWQQGTVDPKVTTSGADEPVQIYDIDADGENEVLTVMQMGEDTEKYFYIFDGKTGEIEKKHKLPSQRAHDAIFIANFSGNPTPQDILLKDRYSDVWAMDKGFNQLWHYTGKTGHGLLPFDFDGDGRDELVNNYSLISYDGRELWRKDLPDHVDTHWVADINSDGENEIILGGSDTYAFDVKGNQIFRNSDTVEPQQILVGDYRIDSPGLELAGLDRVNRGKPGQDGMFLFTSKGDTLYHEQRAMGDWGSIVRPLDNWTGSYTPLITSYRRGVDADNPNGVVPKLYDGYFNPIVTFDKHTDAKEQVMVADMAGDSRDELIVYNLTGELAVSIYSNGTSNLKEHITGVTRMPDFRNYNFSRYDSRRFDLTIKNLIPAGIEASVNNSADINVSWIPILGIENYNIYRSSSPNGEFTKIGTSTIPEFTDNTVPIGTSYYKVTAVNNNGESNLPIVAASETISASEILPPVKTDESTTYKAGSTLPIKFQLKDDASNFLTGATAKIYVENAKGVSTSSAAEDNLFRYDSTENQYIFNLSTKSMSAGKYNIRIDVGNRTIYSFNILLK